In the genome of Streptomyces sp. NBC_00190, one region contains:
- a CDS encoding oxygenase MpaB family protein: MQRYDRLREILRLDPDKDFLAIYRLTATYEFPWDFTRALELALFRTYAVPSIGRLLAETAEFTDRTQKRYDDTALLLDAVVEHGFDSDTARTAIRRVNQMHRSYDITNEDMRYVLCTFVVIPSRWLDAYGWRPLTHHERRACANYYATLGRHMGIKDIPGSYEEFETTLNAYEEAHFGWDEGARKVADATLDLMASWYPAPLAPAVRSGSLALLDEPLLSAFRYERPRPPVQRLVQRALWLRGRAVRLLPPRKAPHYARQNPEIKNYRGGYDVGELGTFPVPGAGGCPVPHPRRPAGAEAQPPA; the protein is encoded by the coding sequence GTGCAGCGATACGACCGGCTGAGGGAGATCCTCCGTCTCGACCCCGACAAGGATTTCCTCGCCATCTACCGGCTCACCGCCACCTACGAGTTTCCGTGGGACTTCACCCGCGCCCTGGAACTCGCCCTCTTCCGGACGTACGCCGTCCCCTCCATCGGCCGCCTGCTGGCCGAGACCGCCGAGTTCACGGACCGTACCCAGAAGCGCTACGACGACACGGCGCTGCTCCTCGACGCGGTCGTCGAGCACGGTTTCGACAGCGACACCGCGCGCACCGCGATCCGCCGCGTCAACCAGATGCACCGCAGCTACGACATCACCAACGAGGACATGCGCTACGTCCTGTGCACCTTCGTGGTGATTCCGTCGCGCTGGCTGGACGCCTACGGCTGGCGTCCGCTGACCCACCACGAGCGCCGCGCCTGCGCGAACTACTACGCGACCCTCGGCCGTCACATGGGCATCAAGGACATTCCGGGCTCCTACGAGGAGTTCGAGACCACCCTGAACGCATATGAAGAGGCCCATTTCGGCTGGGACGAAGGCGCCCGGAAGGTCGCCGACGCCACCCTCGACCTGATGGCCTCCTGGTACCCGGCGCCGCTCGCCCCCGCCGTCCGCAGCGGGAGCCTCGCCCTTCTCGACGAGCCGCTGCTGAGCGCCTTCCGCTACGAGCGCCCGCGCCCGCCGGTCCAGCGGCTGGTCCAGCGAGCCTTGTGGCTGCGCGGGCGCGCGGTACGGCTGCTGCCCCCGCGCAAAGCCCCGCACTACGCCCGCCAGAACCCGGAGATCAAGAACTACCGGGGCGGCTACGACGTGGGCGAGCTCGGCACCTTCCCCGTGCCCGGCGCGGGCGGCTGTCCCGTCCCCCATCCCCGTCGGCCGGCCGGAGCCGAGGCCCAGCCCCCGGCGTGA
- a CDS encoding helix-turn-helix domain-containing protein, whose product MGDARQLSPSAQEALRLRAVAALVAGRDREDVAALFGVSLKAVDKWWAKWQIDGREALVMRPRGKPVGLHQVLGEAEQAAVRQAVLDHRPRG is encoded by the coding sequence GTGGGGGACGCGCGGCAGCTGTCGCCGTCGGCGCAGGAGGCCCTGCGGCTGCGGGCGGTGGCCGCGCTGGTGGCGGGGCGGGACCGTGAGGACGTGGCGGCGCTGTTCGGGGTGTCGCTGAAGGCGGTCGACAAGTGGTGGGCGAAGTGGCAGATCGACGGCCGGGAGGCGCTGGTCATGCGCCCGCGCGGTAAGCCGGTCGGGTTGCACCAGGTGCTCGGCGAGGCCGAGCAGGCCGCCGTGCGGCAGGCGGTCCTCGACCACAGGCCACGGGGTTGA
- a CDS encoding nuclear transport factor 2 family protein, which translates to MSGEVQEFISLPMDTVEAQVVERQIAAYNSQLLDDFMDCYADQAELLIDGVLAISGQEALRGMYAQQFATKPAQAAVLGRIVQGEWIIDHERVVVEGQAATLVAMYRIRDGLIQQVNFVGQEVER; encoded by the coding sequence GTGAGTGGTGAAGTGCAGGAATTTATTTCTTTACCGATGGATACCGTGGAAGCCCAAGTGGTCGAGCGCCAGATCGCCGCCTACAACAGCCAGTTGCTCGACGACTTCATGGACTGTTACGCCGACCAAGCCGAACTGTTGATCGACGGAGTCCTCGCCATTTCCGGACAGGAAGCACTGCGCGGCATGTATGCCCAGCAGTTCGCGACCAAGCCTGCTCAGGCCGCCGTGTTGGGCCGCATTGTTCAGGGCGAATGGATCATCGACCACGAGCGGGTCGTCGTGGAAGGCCAAGCGGCGACACTCGTCGCCATGTATCGCATACGGGACGGGCTGATCCAGCAGGTGAACTTCGTGGGCCAGGAGGTAGAAAGATGA
- a CDS encoding class I SAM-dependent methyltransferase: MSEDHTHVQEFFGARAADWDRKFPGDAPAFATAVAEFGLRPGDRVLDAGCGTGRALAPLRAAVGPTGSVLGADLTPEMLAAAQRAGRATEGTLLLADVARLPLRDGALDAVFASGLIAHLPDPEANLRELARVVSPGGRLALFHPIGRAALAARHGRELTPQDLRAESNLGPLLARSGWELTSYVDEDARFLALAVRHL; the protein is encoded by the coding sequence ATGAGCGAAGACCACACGCACGTGCAGGAGTTCTTCGGAGCGCGCGCCGCCGACTGGGACCGGAAGTTCCCCGGGGACGCGCCCGCCTTCGCGACCGCCGTGGCCGAGTTCGGCCTGCGGCCCGGCGACCGCGTGCTCGACGCGGGCTGCGGCACCGGGCGGGCTCTGGCCCCGCTGCGCGCCGCGGTCGGGCCCACCGGCAGCGTGCTCGGCGCGGACCTCACCCCCGAGATGCTGGCCGCCGCACAGCGGGCCGGGCGGGCCACCGAGGGCACACTGCTGCTCGCGGACGTGGCCCGGCTGCCGCTGCGCGACGGGGCACTGGACGCGGTGTTCGCGTCCGGCCTCATCGCCCACCTGCCCGACCCGGAGGCGAACCTGCGCGAACTGGCGCGGGTGGTCAGCCCCGGCGGCCGGCTCGCGCTTTTTCACCCGATCGGGCGAGCCGCCCTCGCCGCCCGCCACGGCCGCGAGCTGACCCCGCAGGACCTGCGGGCCGAGTCCAACCTGGGTCCGTTGCTGGCCCGTTCGGGCTGGGAGCTGACCTCCTACGTCGACGAGGACGCCCGCTTCCTGGCGCTGGCCGTACGTCACCTGTGA
- a CDS encoding ABC transporter ATP-binding protein, with protein sequence MNDDNGLVIDARDVQRTYGAGGRNEYRAVRGVTLQVRRGEVFALLGANGAGKTSIVELLEGLAPADGGTVRVLGHDPYRERTLVRPLTGVMLQSGGFPADLTVTEVARFWARCARPGRTVSEVLSLVGLQSRQSVPVKQLSGGEHRRLDLALAVMGRPEVLFLDEPTTGMDPEGRRDTWEIVQQLRQEGVTVLLTTHYLEEAEGIADRVAILQDGVVVAEGTTADVIADHPSRVSFELPADCSEALPAMPGVTRREVHGRTVVLHTQYLQPVLTKLLVWANRHGVVLQGLDARSATLEDAFLAMTPTGQSRSVKVGS encoded by the coding sequence ATGAACGACGACAACGGTTTAGTGATCGACGCGCGTGACGTGCAGAGAACGTACGGGGCCGGGGGGAGGAACGAGTACAGGGCAGTACGTGGTGTGACGCTGCAGGTCCGCCGCGGCGAAGTCTTTGCACTCCTGGGGGCCAATGGTGCCGGGAAGACCTCCATCGTCGAATTGTTGGAGGGATTGGCGCCCGCGGACGGCGGCACGGTACGCGTACTTGGGCATGACCCCTACCGAGAGCGGACACTTGTGCGCCCATTGACCGGCGTCATGCTTCAGAGTGGTGGGTTTCCCGCAGATCTCACGGTGACAGAAGTAGCGCGTTTCTGGGCTCGGTGTGCTCGCCCTGGCCGAACGGTGTCCGAGGTACTGAGCCTTGTGGGGCTGCAAAGTCGCCAATCGGTGCCCGTGAAGCAGTTGTCCGGCGGGGAGCACCGCCGCCTGGATCTGGCGCTCGCGGTGATGGGACGGCCTGAGGTCTTGTTTCTGGACGAGCCGACGACCGGGATGGACCCCGAAGGCCGTCGGGACACCTGGGAGATCGTCCAGCAGCTGCGGCAGGAAGGGGTCACGGTACTGCTCACGACGCACTACCTCGAAGAAGCGGAAGGCATCGCCGACCGCGTGGCCATCCTGCAGGATGGCGTCGTTGTTGCAGAGGGGACCACCGCTGATGTGATTGCGGACCACCCTTCCCGGGTTTCCTTCGAATTGCCCGCGGATTGTTCGGAGGCGCTGCCGGCCATGCCCGGAGTGACGAGGCGTGAGGTTCATGGGCGGACAGTCGTGCTACATACCCAGTACCTGCAGCCTGTCCTCACAAAGCTGCTGGTGTGGGCCAACCGGCACGGGGTCGTTCTGCAAGGCCTCGATGCGAGGTCTGCGACACTTGAAGATGCCTTTCTGGCCATGACTCCCACCGGGCAGTCACGATCCGTGAAGGTGGGATCATGA
- a CDS encoding helix-turn-helix domain-containing protein: MDDPSVALPGGADPAARTRELRRAHAAFTLEGRVEAPVRAVIAKSWRRCARARVSPECAPRVELAEAELRPYREEHPLARVMPLFRDLVGAFAAHGAHLLAVCDARGSLLWVEGEPGTLRRAERLGFVPGARWAETAMGTNAPGTAVAVGEPVQVFGAEHFSRRVHPWTCAAAPVRDPRNGRVLGAVDITGGDGLAHPHSLAFVQAVARAAEAQLALADPGPPAARDTLAALGQDEAVLVTGGRKVRLGRRHSEIMALLAHHPEGLSGEELAIALYEDESVSPVTLRAEISRLRALLGPAAPLSRPYRTAGPLDADFTALTRHLAAGAVSAALHHYPGPLLPASTAPGIVRLRRRIEDQARAAVIARADTGLLTDWVCSPWGADDREAWRALAAALPPEGRPAALARVHALDREFGARGPDVRELARPGGRGRATYPQPARS; encoded by the coding sequence ATGGACGATCCTTCGGTGGCGCTGCCGGGCGGTGCCGATCCCGCCGCGCGGACGCGGGAACTGCGGCGGGCCCATGCCGCGTTCACCCTGGAGGGCCGGGTCGAGGCACCGGTCCGGGCGGTCATCGCGAAGTCCTGGCGTCGGTGCGCCCGTGCCCGGGTCAGCCCGGAGTGCGCGCCCCGGGTGGAGCTGGCGGAGGCGGAGCTGCGGCCGTACCGCGAGGAGCACCCCCTGGCTCGGGTGATGCCGCTGTTCAGGGACCTCGTGGGAGCCTTCGCCGCGCACGGGGCGCATCTGCTGGCGGTGTGCGACGCGCGGGGCAGTCTGCTGTGGGTGGAGGGCGAGCCGGGCACACTGCGGCGGGCGGAGCGGCTCGGCTTCGTCCCGGGCGCGCGCTGGGCGGAGACCGCGATGGGAACCAACGCTCCCGGTACGGCGGTCGCGGTCGGTGAGCCCGTGCAGGTCTTCGGAGCGGAGCATTTCAGCCGCCGGGTCCATCCGTGGACCTGCGCGGCGGCCCCGGTCCGCGATCCCCGGAATGGCAGGGTGCTGGGCGCGGTGGACATCACCGGCGGCGACGGCCTCGCCCACCCCCACTCCCTCGCCTTCGTGCAGGCGGTGGCGCGGGCTGCGGAGGCTCAGCTGGCCCTGGCCGACCCCGGCCCGCCGGCCGCCCGCGACACCCTCGCCGCGCTCGGTCAGGACGAGGCGGTGCTGGTGACAGGGGGGCGCAAGGTGCGGCTGGGGCGGCGGCACAGCGAGATCATGGCGCTGCTCGCCCACCACCCCGAAGGGTTGTCGGGCGAGGAGCTCGCGATCGCGCTGTACGAGGACGAGTCGGTGTCACCGGTGACGTTACGCGCCGAGATCTCCCGGCTGCGCGCGCTGCTGGGGCCCGCGGCCCCACTGTCGCGGCCCTACCGCACGGCCGGTCCGCTCGACGCCGACTTCACCGCGCTGACCCGGCACCTGGCCGCCGGGGCGGTGTCCGCCGCCCTCCACCACTACCCGGGCCCCCTCCTGCCCGCCTCCACCGCGCCGGGAATCGTGCGGCTGCGGCGTCGGATCGAGGACCAGGCACGGGCCGCCGTGATAGCCCGGGCGGACACCGGCCTGCTGACCGACTGGGTGTGCAGCCCATGGGGCGCGGACGACCGGGAGGCGTGGCGTGCGCTGGCGGCAGCGCTGCCGCCCGAGGGCAGGCCGGCCGCGCTGGCCCGCGTCCACGCCCTGGACCGGGAGTTCGGCGCGCGCGGGCCCGACGTACGGGAGCTCGCTCGGCCCGGCGGCCGCGGGCGTGCAACGTATCCGCAACCTGCCCGCTCCTAG
- a CDS encoding LLM class flavin-dependent oxidoreductase produces MNEFTARKGAQLPAGDISVFFPVMPARPADVIGFAELVRDTSLTRLWMGQSLTLDTNQVFSHLAGQGLCIPVGTAVTVMALRHPYEAAASARSVAALTGESVIAGFGPGGANFVRSLRGSTYESPLTASREYVSLVREALTGETVRRDGRYHVLHGALPTLPFGNPPVHVGLGVLRPGMARLAGEVADAAITWLTPLPYLRDTLLPALREGARSQDRSLPRVVSLVHFAVDRPDRDSRALVLAANRMHLSSEHYTSMLRGAGVQADPADVNAGAEALVENQVFVTGSAGEIAERIREYFRSGVDEVVLSPSGVLVRHGIEAALIDLRAVLAELEHDHV; encoded by the coding sequence ATGAACGAATTCACAGCCCGCAAGGGGGCGCAGCTCCCGGCTGGAGATATTTCGGTCTTCTTCCCGGTGATGCCGGCTCGACCGGCCGACGTCATCGGTTTTGCCGAACTCGTCCGCGACACCAGTCTTACCCGCCTGTGGATGGGCCAGTCCCTGACCCTCGACACGAATCAGGTCTTCTCGCATCTCGCGGGTCAAGGGCTCTGCATACCCGTTGGTACCGCAGTGACCGTCATGGCATTGCGCCATCCGTACGAGGCTGCGGCCTCGGCGCGTTCCGTGGCTGCGCTCACCGGGGAGTCGGTCATTGCAGGGTTCGGTCCCGGCGGAGCCAATTTCGTCCGTTCGCTTCGCGGCTCCACCTACGAAAGCCCGCTCACCGCGAGTCGTGAATATGTGTCGCTCGTGCGGGAGGCACTGACCGGGGAGACGGTCCGTCGAGACGGCCGGTACCACGTCCTGCACGGGGCCCTGCCGACGCTGCCTTTCGGGAATCCTCCGGTGCACGTGGGCCTGGGCGTCCTGCGGCCGGGTATGGCCCGGCTCGCCGGCGAAGTGGCGGATGCCGCCATCACCTGGCTCACCCCTCTGCCCTACCTCCGCGACACGCTTCTCCCCGCATTGCGCGAGGGCGCCCGGAGCCAGGACCGCAGCCTGCCGCGCGTGGTGTCACTGGTGCATTTCGCGGTCGACCGCCCCGATCGCGACTCGCGAGCTCTCGTACTGGCCGCCAACAGGATGCATCTCAGCTCGGAGCACTACACATCGATGCTCCGCGGGGCCGGAGTGCAGGCCGATCCCGCGGACGTGAACGCCGGCGCCGAGGCGCTGGTCGAGAACCAGGTCTTCGTTACGGGTTCCGCCGGTGAGATCGCGGAGCGGATTCGAGAGTACTTCCGCTCGGGCGTCGACGAGGTGGTGCTCAGTCCGTCCGGCGTTCTGGTGCGACACGGCATCGAGGCCGCTCTCATCGACCTGCGCGCCGTCCTCGCGGAACTCGAGCACGACCATGTCTGA
- a CDS encoding ABC transporter permease: MSTNLSSATSARGNRLFALGRAELTMLMRNRSALFSALVLPLGSLVIMYSFVPSTFTGEGQVRVDSRPVLVTGTIGMVLLFVVYSNLVGAFVARREGMVLKRLRTGSLTDGEILAGTALPAAAVAWAQCGLVIGLGIGVLGLVAPADPALLTIGILVGTLLVAALAACTANFTRSVEMAQLTTMPLLLVSVAGSGLAIPSAAIPSWLAEWCAYLPLTSAMDLVRAGWLGAPDGEAVWPAALPDLVGAGAWTVAAVWAARTRFRWEARK, translated from the coding sequence ATGAGCACGAACCTTTCCTCGGCGACTTCAGCCCGGGGGAATCGGCTCTTTGCCTTGGGGCGCGCAGAGTTGACCATGCTGATGCGGAACAGAAGTGCACTTTTCTCGGCACTCGTCCTGCCTCTCGGATCTCTGGTGATCATGTACTCCTTCGTGCCCTCGACCTTCACGGGCGAGGGCCAGGTGCGAGTCGATTCCAGGCCCGTCCTGGTTACCGGCACGATCGGTATGGTCCTGCTCTTCGTCGTGTACTCCAATCTGGTGGGCGCGTTCGTGGCACGGAGGGAAGGGATGGTTCTCAAGCGGCTGCGTACCGGGTCCCTGACTGATGGCGAGATCCTGGCCGGTACCGCTCTGCCTGCTGCAGCTGTGGCATGGGCGCAGTGCGGCCTCGTCATTGGTCTCGGCATCGGCGTGCTGGGGTTGGTGGCGCCTGCTGACCCGGCACTGCTGACGATCGGCATCCTGGTGGGAACGCTCCTGGTGGCGGCACTGGCCGCCTGCACAGCGAACTTCACTCGCAGCGTGGAGATGGCGCAGCTGACCACGATGCCGTTGCTTCTGGTCTCCGTTGCCGGATCGGGTCTGGCGATCCCTTCGGCAGCCATTCCGTCCTGGCTGGCTGAGTGGTGCGCGTACCTGCCGTTGACGTCGGCGATGGATCTTGTTCGCGCGGGGTGGCTCGGCGCTCCTGACGGGGAGGCTGTCTGGCCTGCGGCGCTGCCTGACCTGGTGGGCGCCGGCGCATGGACGGTCGCTGCTGTGTGGGCCGCCCGTACGCGGTTCCGCTGGGAGGCCCGCAAGTGA
- a CDS encoding SAM-dependent methyltransferase: MECEPVGVVVGGRAEVVDDDWGHEAAVIRLDGTRFGPEALYGLEDFSHVEVVYHFDRVPVEKVETGARRPRGNPDWPLVGIFAQRGKNRPNRLGVSRCRVVKVDGLDLHVEGLDAVDGTPVLDLKPYMAEFGPRGELRQPEWATALMRDYY; encoded by the coding sequence ATGGAGTGCGAGCCGGTGGGCGTGGTGGTGGGCGGCCGCGCGGAGGTGGTCGACGACGACTGGGGGCATGAGGCGGCGGTGATCCGCCTGGACGGCACCCGGTTCGGCCCGGAGGCGCTGTACGGGCTGGAGGACTTTTCGCACGTCGAGGTCGTCTACCACTTCGACCGTGTGCCGGTGGAGAAGGTCGAGACGGGTGCGCGGCGCCCGCGGGGCAACCCGGACTGGCCGCTGGTCGGCATCTTCGCCCAGCGCGGCAAGAACCGGCCGAACCGGCTGGGTGTCTCGCGGTGCCGGGTGGTGAAGGTGGACGGCCTGGACCTGCACGTGGAGGGCCTCGACGCGGTGGACGGCACGCCGGTGCTCGATCTGAAGCCGTACATGGCCGAGTTCGGTCCCCGCGGCGAGTTGCGGCAGCCCGAGTGGGCAACTGCGCTCATGCGCGACTACTACTGA
- the exaC gene encoding acetaldehyde dehydrogenase ExaC yields the protein MARYAAPGTEGALMSYASRYGHFIGGEYVEPARGQYFANPSPVNGQPFTEVARGTAEDVERALDAAHAAAPAWGRTSVTERSTILLRIADRMEQNLEALAVAETWENGKPVRETLAADMPLAIDQFRYFAGALRAQEGALSQLDDDTVAYHFHEPLGVVGQIIPWNFPILMAVWKLAPALAAGNTVVLKPAEQTPASVHYWLSLVADLLPPGVVNVVNGFGEEAGKPLASSPRVAKIAFTGETSTGRLIMQYAAEHLKPVTLELGGKSPNLFFDDIWSTDDDLRDKALEGFTMFALNQGEVCTSPSRALIERGRYGDFLDAAVARTEMIVPGHPLDTDTMIGAQASEEQLKKVLSYVEIGQKEGAKVLTGGLRQELDGDLAGGFYVQPTIFEGDNRMRIFQEEIFGPVVSVTSFQDFDDAVRIANDTAYGLGAGVWTRDINTAYRAGRAIQAGRVWTNCYHAYPAHAAFGGYKQSGIGRETHKMMLEHYQQTKNLLVSYSPKKLGFF from the coding sequence ATGGCCCGTTACGCTGCGCCCGGTACCGAGGGGGCGCTCATGTCGTACGCGTCCCGCTACGGCCACTTCATCGGCGGCGAGTACGTCGAGCCCGCCCGTGGCCAGTACTTCGCGAACCCCTCCCCCGTCAACGGACAGCCCTTCACCGAGGTGGCGCGCGGTACCGCGGAGGATGTGGAGCGGGCGCTGGACGCGGCGCACGCGGCCGCGCCCGCCTGGGGGCGGACCTCCGTGACGGAACGGTCCACGATCCTGCTGCGCATCGCGGACCGGATGGAGCAGAACCTGGAGGCGCTCGCGGTCGCGGAGACCTGGGAGAACGGCAAGCCCGTACGGGAGACCCTGGCGGCCGACATGCCGCTGGCCATCGACCAGTTCCGCTATTTCGCGGGCGCCCTGCGCGCGCAGGAAGGGGCCCTGAGCCAGCTCGACGACGACACGGTGGCGTACCACTTCCACGAACCGCTGGGCGTGGTCGGCCAGATCATCCCGTGGAACTTCCCGATCCTGATGGCGGTGTGGAAGCTGGCTCCCGCGCTGGCCGCGGGCAACACGGTGGTGCTCAAACCGGCCGAGCAGACCCCGGCGTCGGTGCACTACTGGCTGAGCCTGGTGGCGGACCTGCTGCCGCCGGGCGTGGTGAACGTCGTCAACGGCTTCGGTGAGGAGGCCGGGAAGCCGCTGGCCTCCAGCCCGCGCGTGGCGAAGATCGCCTTCACCGGCGAGACCTCCACCGGGCGGCTGATCATGCAGTACGCGGCCGAGCACCTGAAGCCCGTCACCCTGGAACTCGGTGGCAAGAGCCCGAACCTGTTCTTCGACGACATCTGGTCGACCGACGACGACCTGCGCGACAAGGCCCTGGAGGGGTTCACCATGTTCGCCCTCAACCAGGGCGAGGTGTGCACCAGCCCGTCGCGCGCCCTGATCGAGCGGGGACGGTACGGGGACTTCCTCGACGCGGCGGTGGCGCGCACGGAAATGATCGTGCCGGGCCACCCGTTGGACACGGACACGATGATCGGCGCGCAGGCCTCGGAGGAGCAGCTGAAGAAGGTCCTGTCGTATGTGGAGATCGGCCAGAAGGAGGGCGCGAAGGTCCTCACCGGCGGTCTGCGCCAGGAACTCGACGGCGATCTGGCCGGTGGCTTCTACGTCCAGCCGACCATCTTCGAGGGCGACAACCGCATGCGGATCTTCCAGGAGGAAATCTTCGGACCGGTGGTGTCGGTGACCTCGTTCCAGGACTTCGACGACGCGGTGCGGATCGCGAACGACACGGCGTACGGCCTGGGCGCCGGCGTGTGGACCCGCGACATCAACACCGCCTACCGCGCGGGCCGCGCGATCCAGGCGGGCCGCGTCTGGACGAACTGTTACCACGCGTACCCGGCGCACGCGGCCTTCGGCGGCTACAAGCAGTCCGGCATCGGCCGCGAGACCCACAAGATGATGCTGGAGCACTACCAGCAGACGAAGAACCTCCTGGTCAGTTACTCCCCGAAGAAGCTGGGCTTCTTCTAG